A single region of the Pantanalinema sp. genome encodes:
- a CDS encoding NHL repeat-containing protein: MRLTLPTALSLLTLATACTHVQPLTPPGTTLIVTPRLFEGSRIQAVLAPKKATDIKRLDLVLEVETGSGAFAPISAVTGQPTTLSDPDVLRKTLVAPIDFGGSTVLGNLRPNTTYRVLARAFDAGGALISTDDALCAATVAVGNNDQSTLAASLPVKLADTLFAGQASVTVNLLGPSNAALDLIDLTHGGEKASHPGVTQASASRTVTVSNLRPNTTYQLLATSFDAGGNQVSTASTSLVVTNDDALAPGSIDVPAVKTDLVSNLKEPMGVAVGQDGFIYVAESALNQVKKYDASGALQATYSDLAIANPRGLAVDAANNLYVTTLGGDSVLVFSASGTLERTLTGLSNPKGVAVDAAGNVYVASSGNSKIFKFPPGATSSTTVVASTTNSGEGVVLDAAGALYYTATGAGKVYKLVNGLPTLIASGLTGAAGLTVDPFGNVYVVARGNDKVVKILPGGTVLTTAIGFKLAQSIALAPSGQLYVTDSGYSGVIDKIIRLQ; encoded by the coding sequence ATGCGCTTGACCTTGCCGACCGCTTTGTCACTCCTCACGCTGGCGACCGCTTGCACCCACGTTCAGCCCCTGACGCCGCCGGGCACGACCCTGATCGTCACGCCGCGGTTGTTCGAGGGCTCGCGCATCCAGGCCGTCCTCGCCCCCAAGAAAGCAACCGACATCAAGCGGCTGGATCTCGTCCTGGAGGTTGAGACCGGGTCGGGCGCCTTCGCGCCGATCTCGGCCGTGACGGGCCAGCCCACGACCCTGTCGGACCCCGACGTGCTGAGAAAGACCCTGGTGGCCCCGATCGACTTCGGCGGCTCCACGGTGCTCGGCAACCTCCGCCCCAACACCACCTATCGGGTGCTCGCACGAGCCTTCGATGCCGGCGGCGCGCTGATCTCGACCGATGATGCCCTCTGCGCCGCCACCGTCGCGGTGGGAAACAACGACCAGTCGACCCTTGCCGCGAGCCTTCCCGTCAAGCTGGCCGACACCCTGTTCGCGGGCCAGGCCAGCGTGACGGTCAATCTGCTGGGCCCCTCCAACGCCGCGCTGGACCTCATCGACCTGACGCACGGGGGCGAGAAGGCCAGCCACCCCGGCGTCACCCAGGCGAGCGCTTCCCGGACCGTGACCGTGTCCAACCTCCGGCCGAACACCACCTACCAACTGCTCGCCACCTCCTTTGACGCCGGCGGCAACCAGGTTTCGACCGCCTCGACCTCCCTGGTCGTCACCAACGACGACGCCCTGGCCCCGGGGTCGATCGACGTGCCGGCCGTGAAAACCGACCTCGTCTCCAACCTCAAGGAGCCGATGGGCGTGGCGGTGGGCCAGGACGGCTTCATCTACGTCGCCGAGTCGGCCCTCAACCAGGTCAAGAAGTACGACGCGAGCGGAGCCCTGCAAGCCACCTACTCGGACCTCGCCATCGCCAATCCGCGTGGGCTCGCGGTGGATGCCGCCAACAACCTGTACGTCACGACCCTCGGTGGTGACAGCGTCCTGGTCTTCTCGGCGAGCGGGACGCTCGAACGAACGTTGACGGGCCTCTCCAACCCCAAGGGCGTGGCGGTGGACGCCGCGGGCAACGTCTACGTCGCAAGCTCCGGGAACAGCAAGATCTTCAAGTTCCCCCCCGGCGCCACGTCCTCGACGACGGTGGTGGCCAGCACCACCAACAGCGGCGAGGGGGTGGTCCTGGACGCGGCTGGAGCGCTCTACTACACCGCCACCGGCGCCGGCAAGGTCTACAAGCTGGTGAACGGCCTGCCCACGCTGATCGCGTCGGGCCTCACAGGCGCGGCCGGCCTCACGGTGGACCCCTTCGGCAACGTGTACGTGGTGGCGCGGGGCAACGACAAGGTGGTCAAGATCCTCCCGGGCGGCACCGTCCTGACCACCGCGATCGGCTTCAAGCTGGCTCAGTCAATCGCCCTGGCGCCGAGCGGGCAGCTCTACGTGACCGACTCCGGCTACAGCGGCGTCATCGACAAGATCATCCGGTTGCAGTGA